The following is a genomic window from Crossiella equi.
AGAAGTAGACCCCCAACACGGCGGCCTTGGACTCCTGCAACGTGCTCTTAACCGTCAACTCGTGGGACTTCAAGATGTAGCGGGCGGGCGTCAAGGTCTGCCAGTGCTCCGTGGCCTCCCGCTCGATCTTGCGGCTGAGCGTCACGCCATCGGAGGTGGACAGCCCGAGGCCGGTCCACGCGGCTGGTAGTGCGCTGGTGGCGTCGGCAGGCTCCGGTGTGCCCGGTGCGGCTACGTGCAGCTCTCCGGTACCGGGCACGCGGACGTGCGCAGAGTTGAGGGACAAGGGGATGGGCCTCCGTGAGGGTGTGGTCGGGGCTGGTGGGGGCCGCCCGGTGCGGGTGCCCGCGGGCACAGCTGGTCGGGCGGGCGATGGCGCCCGGGTGGGTCCGGCCGGCCGGAGGCAGGCCGAACCCACCCGGGCGGGGTGAGTGCGTGCCCGTGGTGACGGTCAGCGGGGCGGGGTGCGCACCACCAGCACCGCCCGTGCGGTGGCCAGCGGCGCACCGGTGTAGGGGTCGGTGCCGGGGATCGGGCCGGTGGCGGGCTCGGCCGCGATCAACGCCCCGGAGGCGGTGCCCGGGTCGCACAGCCGCCCCAGCGCCTCGGCGACCAGGCGCACGGCCTGGTGCTCGGTGTGGTGCCAGGCGCTCAGGCGCACCGTGCCGCGCTGGATCGCGGGCCACTGCCAGGTGTGGGCATCCACCGCGACCAGCAGCCAGGGCAGGCGCTCCGGCCCGCCGTCCGGGCCTCTGCCCAGCTCGGTGGAGACCGGCAGGCCGTCGCCGAGCTGGCGGCGCAGCAGCCGGGCGGCCAGCTCGGCGACATCCAGGGGCACGGGCACGGGCCTGCTCACCCGTCCCCCTCCTCTCCGAGGCCGTGCACGTCCAGCCCGCACGCCGTGGCCGAGCGGGACAGCAGCCCGTGCCGGGCCTCCATGCCGATGCCTGCCGGGTGGCGGATGGCCACCGAGACCCGCGCCCGGTCGGTGCTGGTCTCAGCCACCACGTCCACGGGAACCGGTGCGCCGCTGCGGACCCGCCGTCCTTGCGCGCGGGCGGCCTGGACCACGGCGGCGGCGGCCTGGTCCAGGACTGCCTGAACCTGCGGGCTGGTCAGCAGCTCGGCCAGACCCTGGGAGTCGCGGTGGAACTCGGCCATCAGCCCTCCACGTGCCGTAGGGCGGTCTCGTAGTGGGTGTGGCCCTGCCGGGGTGACCACCGCTGCGGGGTGCCCTGGACCTGGTAGGTCCGGCCCTCGAACACGATCCGTTCGCGGGCGTGCACGGGGTCGCGGGTGAACAGCCACCAGGCCGCGCTGACGGGGTGCCGCCCGACCTCGGCCGCGTCGGTGGACTCGCGGGGTTGGAGCAGTCCGCGCAGCGCACGGCGGGGCGCGTCCGGCCCGTAGTCCAGGGCCGGGGTCGGGTTGCCGTAGGCGTCGGGGATCTCCCTGGGGGTGATCACGGTCAGCTCATGGGGCAGATGCAGGCGGCACCTCCCACGGGAACGGTTCTCCGGGCTGGCCGTTGCGGTAGAGCACGGGCAGCCGGTACGGGGGGTCGGTGTGCTCCCCGGCTCCGTAGGGGGTGCGGGTGGAGCGCAGGCCGCTGCGGCGGGACAGGCGGCGCAGGATCGCGCGGTCATCACCGGTGAGGTAGACGCCGTTGGTCCCGGCCTCGCCGTAGCGGTAGGTGTACTGCCCGGCCGTCTCCGAGGAGAACCCGTCCGGGTTGCGCACCGCGCGGGCGGCGGCCTGGCAGACCACGGTCACCACGACCTCGGGCACGGTGGGCACCAGCAGGCCGGGCGGGACCTCGGCCCGCACCAGGGCCGAGGCATCCGCCAGCGCCGCGAGTGCGCGCTTCTCCTCCGGGGTCCCGGCCAGCGGGCGCTGCATGCGCTCGCTCAGCTCGGCCAGGCTCGCCAGCGGGGGCAGGGCCGCAGCGGTCACGGCGTGGCGCTGACGGTCAGCCGCACCGCCCGCTTGACCGTGTTGTCCTCCTCCTTGGTGGTGGAGGCCCCGGCCAGGGTGCTGACCACGGAACGGTCCTGCTGGAAACCGGGGTCGTAGTCGCGGATCAGGCGCAGGCTGATTCCGTTGTAGGTCATGGACTCTCCGAAGGTCGCGCCTTCGGGAACGCTGAGAGCCCTTGTCACCAAAGGAAAAGCAGAGCTGTGGTAGGCCACGGCAGAGCCATCGGCCAGGTACGCCGAGGGCAGCACGTTGAACCCGTGCAGGCGGCCGATGACCGCTTCGCGCAGGGCGGTGGACCAGGTGGAGTCGGCCGTGTTGACCAGCTTCTTGGACAGGTGGTCCAGGATGAGCACTTCCACGTCCGGGCTCACAGCCAGGAACCGCCCGTCGAAGGGCACGCCGTTCTGGGTCAGGACCTTGCGGGCGTTGAGGATGGCCAGGTTGATGTCACTGCCGTCCGGCTTGATGGTCACCGTGGAGGCAAGGGCGTTCATCTGCGCCGCAACCATGGTCTCCACCTCCTCGGCCACGGACTTGGCCTGAGGCATGGACACCGTGGTGGTGAAGTCGCGCAGCTTGAGCGTCAGCTCTTCGTCGGTGAGCGCGACGCCCTTGTACAGGTAGTCGGTCAGCTTGACGTCCACCGCGTGTTCGGTGATGTCGTCAATGACGATGGGCGCTCCGGCGGCGCGGTTGAACCGGCGGGCGCGGCCGACCAGTACGCCCGTGCGGACGGTGACCGTGTCGCCGATCTTCCCGGCGAAATCGCGTTCGGCGTCGCGCCAGGTGGTACCGGCCAGAACCGCCTGGCGCTCCAGGGCGGCCAGGCTGGCGGCGGCGATCTGCCGAGGGGTCAGGATCGTGTTGGGCATCGGGTCGGGTTCGTCTCCTTCGGAGGGTGGTCAGGGGCAGGGCGGGGTCAGGAGCCCCACACCAGGCGGGCGATGGCCTCGGGGGTGTCCTCCACCGGCACCGAGCTGCCCACCGGGGAGGCCGGGCGCAACGCCTCGACCGGCCGCAGCGGAGCTGGGGACGTCGGGGTGGCGGGGGCCTGGGTGGCGGCCAGCGCGGTCACGGCGGCCAGGACGGCGGAGGCGTCCTCAGCGAGGGCCTGTTCGGTGTCGCCGCGCAGGCGCTCGGCCAGCACGTCCGGCAGGCCGACCGAGCGAGCCGCGACGAGCTGGTGCAGCCGGTGCTGTGCTGTCTGGGCCTCGGCGGCGGCCTCCTCGTATCGGCTGGTCAGAGCCGTGACCTGGTTCTGCAGCTCGGTCAGGTCCCCGCCCGGGGCCGCTGACGCCGGCGTCGGGGTCCCGGGCGGGGTTGTTCCCGCGGACGGGGCGGTGGCCTCGGTGGAGCTCGGCGGGGACGGGGGCGGTGGCGTGGGCGCCGGGCTGGTCTCGGGCGGGCTGGTCTCGGACACGCGGGCCTCCAGGGGCAGGCGGGTGGGGTGGTGGCCCCGGGGTGCCGCGCACTCAGGCAGCGGCACCCCGGGGAGGAGAGGCCGTCCCGGCCTCGGGCAGGAACCAGCTCGGTGTGGTTGGTCTGGTCTGCCGGGGCCGGGACGGTGGGTCAGGTGGCGCGCTGGGCTTCGTAGGCCGCACGGAAGGCCGCGCGTGCCTTCTTGGCAGGCAGCCCTTCGGCGTGGTCCTTGTAGAGCTGGGCGAAGCGGCGGGATGCGGCGGGCAGGGCGGGGCTCATGGTGTACACGGGTTCGGCCTCGCACCCGCAGTCGTCGTGGTAGCCGTCCTCCGGGTTGCCCTTGCGGGACAAGGCCGAGGACTTGGACAGGTAGACCGCGCCGCGTGCGGCCATGAGCGCGCAGAAGGCGCACGGCGAGCCGTCGGTGACGCGCATGTAGCCCAGCGCGCGCGGGTCGCTGCGCAGGTACGCCGCGATGGCGGCGCGTCCGGCCGCGCGGGCGTGGCGCACCGAGGCAGCTGCCACGGTCGGGGCGGCTCGGTCGGCGGCCTGGCGCGGGTCCAGGCCGCGCCGGGTCAGGCGCTTGACCCGGGCCGGGCCGGTGACGAGCAGGCTCACCTGAAGCGCCCGACGCCAGGCCGGGGAGTCGGCGAGGCTGGGCAGGGACCAGCCGTCCGTGCCGATCTCAGCGGCCCGGAACCGCTGGAAGTACCGGCCTCCGAGCTGCTGGGAGGTCACGCGGTGGCGGGCCACCAGGTCGATGACCCGGCCTGCCCAGGTGCGGGAGGTGGCGTCCAGGCGCAGCGGGTCCAGGCTTTCCCAGACCGAGAGGACGTCCCGGATCACCAGCGCTCCCAACGAACTCTGATCACGGCGGTACTGCTGGGTCAGCCGGGCTGCTTCCGATGCCGTTGCCACTGAACGCATTCCCTCCCTCCGCCGGGCCTTCGGTGTGGCGGGTCAGGGTCTCGGCCAGCAGCGCGTGACCGTCCAGGCTGGCGGGCATCTGCGACCACCGCGCGATGTCGGTTTCGGTGACCCCGGGCAGGCGCTCCCACGCGGCGCGGGGCGGGACCTCCATGAGGGAGACCGCCTTGCCCCAGGCGTCCATGACCGCAGCCAGCGACCGGGTTTGCGTGTCTCGCCAACGGATCTCACCGGACAGATCCGACCAGCCGTCCAGGTCTTGATCTGCCAGGGCGGCCAGGCGGTGCACCTGCTTCCAGGACTCGCCGTAGCTGGTGCGGCGTTCCCCCGCGCGGCGCTGCAACCCGGCCTCGGCCGCGTCCAGTGCATCGGCGGCGAGGTTGGCCAGGCCCCCGTGCAGGGAGTGCGGAGGGGTCTGGGTGAGCGCGCTCATGTGCCGCAGGATCTGTTCCAGGGCATCGATGTAGCCGCGCAGCTCGGTGGAGTCGAAGCTCCCGAAACGCGTGTCCGGGCTGTCGGAGTGCAGCAGCCGGTCCGGCCCGATCGCGGGTTCGTCGTCCTCGTCCAGCTCCAAGCCGGATGCCCAGCGCTGTCGGTGCGCGCCGTGCTCGGCGCTCTGCATCAACAGAAAGGCGTGGTAGTTGAACCTGTCCTGCATGGGAATCACCGGCTCGACCACGCCCGGGGAGTCCTCGTCCAAGTCGTCTTCGTCCAGGAACCGCACCACCGGGCACACGCCCATGCCGTGGTTCTGGTGGGACAGGTAGGTCAGGCCAGTGCTGTCCTCGGCCAGGTCGTAGACGGCCTGATCATCCAGCAGCCGCAGCATGGTCCGGGGTCCCTGAGGGGTCCAGGACACCGAGCGGGCCAGCGCGTAGACCGGCCACTCATCGCCCGGGTCGGCGTAGACGGCGGTCAGCCTGCGCGGGGAGTAGCCCCGGATCACCGGCGAGGGCCGCCCCGGCAGGACCATGACGAAGCTGTTCCCGTACTTCAGGGCGGCCCTGTGCACGGCGGCCTGGTGGCGCTCCATGCCCGCCCCGCGCCAGCGCGCCAGCGCGGCCGTGACCACCTCCTCGGGGGCCTGCGAGCGGTAGCCGGTCACCACCAGGTTCTGCGACAGGATCTGCACCAGCAGGCGGCAGAAGTTCGTGCGGCTGCGGCGCAGGGTCCACAGGTAGGCCGCACGCGCGTGCCGGGGCGCGAACGGAAGATCATGGTCCCCGGTGACGTAGCGGTGCACCCGGATGTTGCGTTCCTGATCGGGCCACCGCTCCATGACCCGTGCGGCCACATCCACCGCGTCCCGCTGGCTCAACGGCACGGGACCACCTCCCGTATCCGTTGCTGTGTCAGTGGAAGACGCGGAGCTTGCCGCGCTTGCGCCGCTTGCGCTTGGCCCACTCCGGGGAGGCCAGCACCAGGCGGCGGACGTGCCGCGCGCCGATCAGGCACACGGCAAGGTCGATCTTATCGGGGGACTCAGCGGACTCCTTGCCGATGAGCAGCCCGTGCCGTCCCGGCCTGCGGCGTGCGTTGAGCATGTGCCGGGTCAGGCGCTCATCACCGTTGTGGGTCAAGGACTTCTCGCGGACATCGGTCAGCAGGCGCTTGACCGCAGGCGCGAACTCCGCGCTGCGGGCGCGCATGTCGAAGGCCACCGCGTGCCGGTAGCGGCCGTGGGTCGCGGGGATCAGCAGCCTGTCCCCGAACTCGGTAGCCCAGGTGTCCACGTAGGACTGAAACTCCGCGACGTCGGCGAAGAAGGCCACCACGTCGTAGTCCTCGAAGGCGTTGCGCACGGCGAGATCGGCCTCCGCCTTGTCCACCCTCCAGTCCTTGCCCTGCGGACCGGTGGGCTTTTCCTGGCAGTGCAGGACGATCGGGTGGCCGTCGGAGAGGCGTACCGCGATCAGGCCGGTAGCGTCGTCGGAGGTGCTGCCATCGAAGAACATGACCACCGTCTCGCCCGGGGCGACGTCCGGGCGCTCGGAATCGGCGCAGGCTGCCCACTCCGCCCCGGTGAGGTACGCCTTCGCGGCGGCACCACGGCGGTTGAAGAAGTAGCGTTCGGACTCCTCGGTGGACTTGGTGATGTCCCAGAACTCGGCATCCACGATGCCGGGCAGGTCCATCCAGGCCGCAGCCGGTCCGTAGACCTCGGTGAGCGCGGCCACCATCTCATCCATGTCGGTCATGTCCACAGTGGCCGGTGCTTCACGGTGGTCCCACAGCAGCCGGGCCGAGCGGGTCCGTCCCTCGCGGATGGCCTTGGCCTGCTTGTCCACTGCTTCCAGGGTGGAGTTCTGGCCGACCTGGTACATGGTCGAGGTCATCAACGCCCACGGCTCAGCGGCCTTGCGCTTGCGCAGGTTCCGGTCCACCGTGGTGAACATCCTCCGCAGCTCCGGGATCACGTAGAGGTGCGGCTCATCGAAGACGACCATGGATTCTTTTCCGCCGTCCTTACTGGCGCTGGACGCGGTGGAGGGGACGATCTCCCCGCCGCCCGGGATCAGAATCCGTGTCAGGCCAACAGAACCCGAGGGCATGCCCTCGCCGAGCCTGCCCTCGGACAGGTTGTAGTGCACGTTGTCGTAGGTGTTTCCCGACTGCGACTCTTCCGTTGCCATGCAACGGATGTAGGGGTAGGTGACCGGTGCGCCCATCGGCTCTCCGGGTGCGTAGACGTAGGTGAAGTCCCGCCACTGGTAGACCTCGCCACCGCTGGCCCAGCCGGTGAACCGGCAGGGGCCGAAGGCTTCCAGCAGGACGAACGCGCCCGCCAGCTCCGATTTCGCGCGGCCCTTCGCGCGCACCAGGGCGGCCCGGGTGTAGAGCCGCCGCCCGGCCGCGGACAGGGCGTAGGCGTCGACCATGAAGGCGGCGAACTCGTCGTCCATGGCCATGGGCTCGCCCTGGATGTCCCCGGGGCCGTGGACGGTGAAGTGCTCCACCCAGGCCGCACCCAGCCAACCGAGGCTGCGGGCGCGGTCGTGGCCCGGGGCGGTGACCAGCTCACGGGGCACCGCCGAGCCTCCGGCGTCGGTCGTCCAGCCGGGACACGGTGGCCGCGTCCGGGCCGCTGCTCTGCGGCGCGTCCTCGGTGGCGTACCGGATGCGCAGCTTCAAGCGGTCCTCATAGGAAACGCCGAGCTTGCCGT
Proteins encoded in this region:
- a CDS encoding P22 phage major capsid protein family protein, which encodes MPNTILTPRQIAAASLAALERQAVLAGTTWRDAERDFAGKIGDTVTVRTGVLVGRARRFNRAAGAPIVIDDITEHAVDVKLTDYLYKGVALTDEELTLKLRDFTTTVSMPQAKSVAEEVETMVAAQMNALASTVTIKPDGSDINLAILNARKVLTQNGVPFDGRFLAVSPDVEVLILDHLSKKLVNTADSTWSTALREAVIGRLHGFNVLPSAYLADGSAVAYHSSAFPLVTRALSVPEGATFGESMTYNGISLRLIRDYDPGFQQDRSVVSTLAGASTTKEEDNTVKRAVRLTVSATP
- a CDS encoding VG15 protein, whose amino-acid sequence is MIRDVLSVWESLDPLRLDATSRTWAGRVIDLVARHRVTSQQLGGRYFQRFRAAEIGTDGWSLPSLADSPAWRRALQVSLLVTGPARVKRLTRRGLDPRQAADRAAPTVAAASVRHARAAGRAAIAAYLRSDPRALGYMRVTDGSPCAFCALMAARGAVYLSKSSALSRKGNPEDGYHDDCGCEAEPVYTMSPALPAASRRFAQLYKDHAEGLPAKKARAAFRAAYEAQRAT
- a CDS encoding phage portal protein yields the protein MPLSQRDAVDVAARVMERWPDQERNIRVHRYVTGDHDLPFAPRHARAAYLWTLRRSRTNFCRLLVQILSQNLVVTGYRSQAPEEVVTAALARWRGAGMERHQAAVHRAALKYGNSFVMVLPGRPSPVIRGYSPRRLTAVYADPGDEWPVYALARSVSWTPQGPRTMLRLLDDQAVYDLAEDSTGLTYLSHQNHGMGVCPVVRFLDEDDLDEDSPGVVEPVIPMQDRFNYHAFLLMQSAEHGAHRQRWASGLELDEDDEPAIGPDRLLHSDSPDTRFGSFDSTELRGYIDALEQILRHMSALTQTPPHSLHGGLANLAADALDAAEAGLQRRAGERRTSYGESWKQVHRLAALADQDLDGWSDLSGEIRWRDTQTRSLAAVMDAWGKAVSLMEVPPRAAWERLPGVTETDIARWSQMPASLDGHALLAETLTRHTEGPAEGGNAFSGNGIGSSPADPAVPP
- a CDS encoding Terminase, whose protein sequence is MPRELVTAPGHDRARSLGWLGAAWVEHFTVHGPGDIQGEPMAMDDEFAAFMVDAYALSAAGRRLYTRAALVRAKGRAKSELAGAFVLLEAFGPCRFTGWASGGEVYQWRDFTYVYAPGEPMGAPVTYPYIRCMATEESQSGNTYDNVHYNLSEGRLGEGMPSGSVGLTRILIPGGGEIVPSTASSASKDGGKESMVVFDEPHLYVIPELRRMFTTVDRNLRKRKAAEPWALMTSTMYQVGQNSTLEAVDKQAKAIREGRTRSARLLWDHREAPATVDMTDMDEMVAALTEVYGPAAAWMDLPGIVDAEFWDITKSTEESERYFFNRRGAAAKAYLTGAEWAACADSERPDVAPGETVVMFFDGSTSDDATGLIAVRLSDGHPIVLHCQEKPTGPQGKDWRVDKAEADLAVRNAFEDYDVVAFFADVAEFQSYVDTWATEFGDRLLIPATHGRYRHAVAFDMRARSAEFAPAVKRLLTDVREKSLTHNGDERLTRHMLNARRRPGRHGLLIGKESAESPDKIDLAVCLIGARHVRRLVLASPEWAKRKRRKRGKLRVFH